The Coffea arabica cultivar ET-39 chromosome 1e, Coffea Arabica ET-39 HiFi, whole genome shotgun sequence genome has a window encoding:
- the LOC113711312 gene encoding cytochrome P450 81Q32-like: MELLYTILGLFIFLMAVKYQYLRKKNRKLQPPSPPALPILGHLHLVKTAPHLALQKLSIKYGPLISLHFGIRPFLVVSSPSLAEECLTKTNDIIFANRPESVSSKYLGYNSTALIISPYGDHWRNLRRVTTIHMFSSIQLQRFSSIWTEEIHFIIKKLFSSNSDEKTSKVKDMSSLFRELLFNVIMKIVAGKRWPSDQPGDIFSPRALTDLCDYIPILRWVGYGGLEKGVISLHQKRDEFLQGLIDQMRKEEAEDGSCSTERRKTIIQKLLSLQEAEPEYYTDEIVKGIIQIMFSAGTHTTSQTMEWALSSLLNHPNVLQKARDELEKMQPGHLLTDSDLSKLPYLRCIINETLRLFPAAPTLVPHFSSEVCTIGGYKVPKGTTLLVNAWAIHRDPNVWEEPNKYKPERFEGMGEGGWNEGFKFLPFGKGRRICPGAAMAIRLVGLTLGTLIQCFEWERVGPEMVDLEENQGATLGKAKPLEASYKPRPSMIKTISQL, translated from the exons ATGGAGTTACTCTACACCATTCTTGGTCTCTTCATATTCTTGATGGCTGTAAAGTATCAGTATCTCCGAAAAAAGAACCGAAAACTGCAGCCTCCAAGCCCTCCAGCTCTTCCAATTTTGGGCCATCTTCACCTTGTGAAAACTGCCCCTCACCTTGCCCTGCAAAAGCTCTCCATCAAATATGGTCCCCtgatttcacttcattttgGGATTCGCCCTTTCCTTGTCGTTTCCTCACCATCTCTTGCAGAGGAATGCTTAACCAAGActaatgatattatttttgcgAACCGGCCTGAGTCAGTTTCCAGTAAATACCTTGGCTACAACTCAACTGCTCTCATAATCTCCCCTTATGGAGATCACTGGCGAAATCTCCGCCGAGTCACAACCATCCATATGTTTTCTTCGATTCAACTCCAGCGTTTCTCCTCCATCTGGACTGAAGAAATCCATTTCATCATCAAAAAATTGTTTTCCAGTAACTCTGATGAGAAAACCTCGAAAGTTAAGGACATGAGTTCTTTGTTCCGGGAGTTATTATTCAACGTGATAATGAAAATAGTTGCTGGAAAAAGATGGCCATCTGATCAGCCAGGTGATATATTTTCACCGCGAGCACTCACTGATCTTTGTGATTATATTCCAATCTTGAGGTGGGTTGGCTATGGAGGGTTGGAGAAAGGTGTAATCAGTTTGCACCAGAAAAGGGACGAGTTTCTTCAGGGCCTGATTGATCAAATGCGGAAAGAGGAAGCAGAAGACGGTTCTTGTTCGACGGAGAGAAGGAAAacaattattcaaaaattgttatctCTACAAGAAGCAGAACCCGAATACTACACTGACGAAATTGTTAAAGGAATTATACAA ATAATGTTCTCAGCCGGAACCCATACTACATCTCAGACAATGGAGTGGGCATTGTCCAGCCTATTAAATCACCCTAATGTACTGCAAAAGGCAAGAGATGAGCTAGAAAAAATGCAGCCTGGCCATCTGCTAACTGATTCCGATCTCTCCAAATTGCCTTATTTACGCTGCATAATCAACGAGACACTAAGGTTATTTCCTGCGGCCCCGACTCTTGTGCCTCATTTTTCATCTGAGGTTTGCACCATAGGAGGCTACAAGGTTCCTAAAGGTACAACTTTGTTAGTGAACGCTTGGGCCATTCACAGGGACCCCAACGTTTGGGAAGAGCCCAACAAGTATAAGCCAGAAAGATTTGAAGGAATGGGTGAGGGAGGGTGGAATGAAGGGTTCAAGTTTCTTCCATTTGGAAAAGGCAGGAGAATTTGTCCAGGAGCTGCCATGGCCATAAGGTTGGTTGGGTTGACATTGGGCACCCTGATTCAATGTTTTGAATGGGAAAGAGTTGGGCCTGAAATGGTGGATTTGGAAGAAAATCAAGGAGCAACTTTGGGCAAGGCCAAGCCTTTGGAGGCATCTTACAAGCCACGCCCATCTATGATCAAAACAATTTCTCAGCTTTAA